Proteins encoded within one genomic window of Scheffersomyces stipitis CBS 6054 chromosome 3, complete sequence:
- the YIN1 gene encoding Fungal specific transcription factor (go_component nucleus~go_function transcription factor activity; zinc ion binding; DNA binding~go_process regulation of transcription, DNA-dependent; transcription) has product MTTVVKESTPKRGRTNLACDRCRQRKTRCDGVQPVCGTCMKRKIPCKFERKYPRAQVSVQYVKTLEEKLKILKSQGRDKFNDNVNLNVNNNGSTANPIEGLGIDSSSSGELLHSQNQNQINQQNQIHYHTQYSIQQLPNSINNRITPQPIRNSGFSAMSDEETSADAMGAGSLSDDRSKDKNFYGSSAAVSFMKELALTVDGGPQRSDSENKKFVERAKYKMSRNDARSTKGLSDMLVPPRSIADRYIRNYFDFTYNLYPFVHKPTFMAAYDEIWSADAGSYEVDELFYSILNIIFAFGCRLSLDIDHQESFANADMYFERSQELLRFHLMDAGSLLLVQALILTGQYLQATTRSAGCWNIIGLAIRMAQGLGLHEEQNLESTNSYIEKEMRERLWHGCLMMDRIVSMTLGRPMMVMHESRMSLPSAIDDENILDDSYVPSSNPSYMCFFNETVKLYDILADILKIFYSSSEPEFFDLFLSIFKIEERLHKFHENVPKHIKFGFELHEKPFRRQSIILHLRYLHLKMVLYRRVLFPKKYAANRREIHSELISHTTNSISLLCVEAAIELIQVVKKYRAEDIEILPASWYTVFYLYSAETVMLAAKLKPTLQEETSTEVFTTAWTNGLEMLAGYQDESESAVRCLKILEIMGERVHASAFRHKRHIDIPTVGSDSAQNSPSHIPSDILYSLLYDTAGPFGGPFFYREEMNRFSS; this is encoded by the exons ATGACTACTGTGGTTAAAGAATCCACACCAAAGAGAGGGCGTACCAATTTGGCTTGCGACAGGTGTCGCCAAAGGAAAACACGTTGCGACGGAGTGCAACCGGTTTGTGGAACATGTATGAAGCGCAAAATTCCATGTAAATTTGAGCGTAAATACCCTCGAGCTCAGGTTTCTGTTCAGTATGTCAAGACACTcgaagagaagttgaaaatcCTAAAATCTCAAGGCAGAGACAAATTTAACGATAACGTCAATTTGAATGTTAATAACAACGGCTCGACAGCAAATCCAATAGAAGGTCTCGGAATTGATTCCTCTTCTAGTGgtgaacttcttcacagccaaaatcaaaatcagattaaccaacaaaatcaaatacaTTACCACACTCAGTATTCAATACAACAACTACCTAACTCAATCAATAACCGCATTACGCCTCAACCTATCCGTAACTCGGGGTTCTCCGCCATGTCC GATGAAGAGACCAGTGCAGATGCCATGGGAGCTGGCTCTCTTTCTGATGACAGGAGCAAAGACAAGAACTTCTACGgatcttcagcagcagttTCGTTCATGAAAGAACTTGCTTTAACTGTAGATGGAGGTCCCCAAAGGTCGGACTcggaaaacaagaaatttgTGGAACGAGCCAAGTACAAGATGTCTCGTAACGATGCTAGAAGCACCAAAGGGTTATCAGATATGTTGGTTCCTCCACGGAGTATCGCTGATCGTTACATAAGAAACTACTTCGACTTCACCTACAATCTCTACCCGTTTGTACACAAGCCAACATTTATGGCAGCCTATGACGAAATCTGGTCTGCTGATGCTGGTTCCTATGAGGTGGATGAGCTTTTCTACTCTATTCTTAATATCATTTTTGCATTTGGTTGTCGACTCCTGTTAGACATTGACCATCAGGAAAGCTTTGCCAATGCTGACATGTACTTTGAGCGATCGCAGGAGTTGCTCCGGTTTCATCTCATGGATGCCGGGTCACTCTTGTTGGTACAAGCGTTGATACTTACGGGCCAGTATTTACAAGCTACAACCAGACTGGCTGGGTGTTGGAACATCATAGGATTGGCCATCCGAATGGCGCAGGGTTTGGGGTTACACGAGGAACAGAATCTTGAGTCTACTAACAGTTacattgaaaaagagatGAGAGAGAGATTATGGCATGGTTGTTTAATGATGGATAGGATAGTATCAATGACTTTAGGAAGACCCATGATGGTAATGCATGAGTCCCGTATGTCTTTACCTTCAGCGATTGATGATGAGAATATCTTAGACGATTCCTACGTACCCTCTTCTAATCCATCTTACATGTGTTTTTTTAATGAAACGGTTAAGCTCTACGACATACTTGCAGacattttgaagattttctATTCTAGCAGTGAACCTGAATTTTTTGATCTCTTTCTCAGTATTTTTAAAATCGAAGAGAGACTCCATAAATTCCATGAAAATGTACCTAAGCATATTAAGTTCGGGTTTGAGTTGCACGAAAAGCCTTTCCGTCGTCAGAGTATCATTCTCCACTTGCGGTACTTGCATTTGAAGATGGTACTATATCGCCGTGTATTATTTCCTAAAAAATATGCTGCAAACAGGCGGGAAATTCACTCCGAATTAATTTCCCATACCACAAATTCGATCTCCTTGCTTTGTGTGGAAGCTGCGATCGAGTTGATTCAGGTGGTTAAGAAATATAGAGCGGAGGACATAGAGATATTGCCAGCTAGTTGGTACACTGTGTTCTACTTGTACAGTGCGGAGACTGTTATGTTGGCAGCTAAACTTAAGCCCACcctacaagaagaaaccagcaCGGAAGTCTTTACCACTGCATGGACCAACGGGTTAGAAATGTTGGCCGGCTACCAAGATGAATCAGAGTCGGCAGTGCGGtgtttgaagatattggaGATCATGGGAGAAAGAGTTCACGCTTCCGCCTTCCGACACAAGCGGCATATTGACATTCCTACGGTCGGCAGCGACTCGGCCCAAAACAGTCCTTCGCATATTCCTTCCGATATTCTCTATTCATTATTGTATGATACAGCAGGGCCATTTGGAGGTCCTTTCTTCTACcgagaagaaatgaatcGGTTTTCCAGCTAG
- the UMH1 gene encoding degradation of aromatic compounds (umarylacetoacetate hydralase 5-carboxymethyl-2-hydroxymuconate delta-isomerase.~go_function catalytic activity~go_process metabolism) has translation MTPTWKRLIRFVAQDGKTYRGEPIVSDADYDVGKQFLQGKQIMAKVITGDIFDNAVVTDVIKEVKTLLGPLTPDDVPMVKCVGLNFMKHIQEGGRTPPPFPSIFYKTSFSVADFGEDIPIPKIAQSKCDYEGELCIVIGKTGKNIKEEEALSYVAGYVTGNDVSSRNWQKDPEFAGSVPQWCFSKSFDKYAPLGPALVSPQVIQNPGNLSLQTTVNGEIRQDANTDDLLFGVPRIISFISQSTTLEMGTVIMTGTPSGVALGMKPTPVYLQNGDVVEVAIDQIGTLSNKMVFE, from the coding sequence ATGACCCCTACTTGGAAGAGATTAATTAGATTCGTCGCTCAAGACGGAAAGACCTATAGAGGTGAACCTATTGTCTCTGATGCTGACTACGATGTTGGCAAGCAATTCTTGCAAGGTAAACAGATCATGGCCAAGGTTATCACTGGTGATATCTTTGATAATGCTGTTGTGACTGATGTTATCAAGGAAGTAAAGACTTTGTTGGGTCCTCTTACTCCCGATGATGTTCCCATGGTGAAGTGTGTAGGTTTGAACTTCATGAAACACATCCAGGAAGGTGGCAGAACCCCACCACCATTCCCATCCATTTTCTACAAGACAAGTTTCAGTGTTGCAGACTTCGGAGAAGACATTCCAATTCCTAAGATCGCTCAATCCAAATGTGATTATGAAGGTGAATTGTGTATTGTTATTGGCAAGACCGGAAAAAAtatcaaggaagaagaagcattgAGTTATGTTGCTGGTTATGTTACTGGCAACGATGTGTCTTCCCGTAACTGGCAGAAGGACCCAGAATTCGCCGGAAGTGTTCCTCAATGGTGTTTCTCTAAGAGTTTCGACAAGTACGCTCCATTGGGTCCAGCCTTGGTTTCACCACAAGTGATTCAAAATCCAGGAAACCTTAGCCTACAAACTACCGTTAACGGCGAAATACGTCAAGATGCCAACACTGACGATCTTTTGTTTGGAGTTCCAAGAATCATTTCCTTCATTTCGCAAAGCACTACATTGGAAATGGGAACTGTCATCATGACCGGAACTCCAAGTGGTGTTGCGTTAGGTATGAAGCCAACCCCTGTGTATCTTCAAAACGGAGACGTTGTTGAGGTAGCTATTGATCAAATCGGCACACTTTCTAATAAAATGGTGTTCGAATAA
- the NHG1.1 gene encoding Salicylate hydroxylase (Salicylate 1-monooxygenase) (Salicylate hydroxylase (Salicylate 1-monooxygenase) (bacterial)~go_function monooxygenase activity~go_process aromatic compound metabolism) gives MTATHFNIIICGGGIGGIAASIGLRKKGHNVTILEGSSSLSEVGAGIQMPPNSVHVLKEYGIFDKFLPYITRPKNICLRRYDNGKVLSMTPLDPEMTKSYGNPYVLIHRADYQRILHESALELGVEYKLNSRIASVDQEAVTVTMVDGNIHQADIIVGADGIRSKVRDSAVVTEEKVLPLKCSNCAYRATIPREVMLSDPEIAHLMTDVNSNCWIGYRRHIMAYPIRNGELYNMVLCHPGEASVGVWNEPGDVEEMRHHYRNFDPIVVRLLSKVQSVLKWVLADLPMLPRYVSESGKVVLIGDAAHAMLPYLAQGAAQAIEDGATLADEINMCKSSSDIPAALKNYQKRRKRRVEAVQAGAHKNGHVWHLPDGEEQEERDTKMMKRDDNNPDQWSDIEYQRWLFGWNAFID, from the coding sequence ATGACTGCAACTCATTTCAACATTATTATCTGCGGTGGTGGTATTGGAGGCATTGCTGCTTCCATCGGCTTGAGGAAGAAAGGTCACAATGTTACTATTTTAGAAGGTTCATCATCTTTAAGTGAAGTTGGTGCTGGTATCCAAATGCCTCCCAACTCCGTTCATGTCCTTAAGGAGTATGGTATCTTCGACAAATTCTTGCCTTACATTACCAGGCCAAAAAACATTTGTCTCAGAAGATATGACAATGGTAAGGTTCTCTCCATGACTCCATTGGATCCAGAGATGACAAAGTCCTATGGTAACCCATACGTTTTGATTCATCGTGCTGATTACCAAAGAATCTTGCACGAATCTGCACTAGAACTTGGAGTTGAATACAAACTCAACTCTAGAATAGCTTCCGTTGACCAAGAAGCAGTTACTGTTACTATGGTTGATGGTAATATCCACCAAGCTGACATCATTGTTGGAGCTGATGGTATTCGTTCGAAGGTTAGAGATAGTGCAGTAGTTACCGAAGAAAAAGTACTACCACTTAAATGTTCAAACTGTGCCTACAGAGCTACTATTCCAAGGGAAGTAATGTTGTCTGACCCAGAAATTGCTCATCTTATGACTGATGTCAACTCCAACTGCTGGATAGGTTACAGACGACACATTATGGCATACCCAATAAGAAATGGAGAGCTATACAATATGGTGTTGTGTCATCCTGGTGAAGCCTCTGTTGGTGTCTGGAATGAACCTGGcgatgtagaagaaatgagaCACCACTACAGAAACTTCGATCCCATTGTTGTTAGACTTTTATCAAAGGTTCAATCTGTTCTCAAGTGGGTTCTTGCCGATTTGCCTATGCTTCCACGTTATGTCAGTGAGAGCGGCAAAGTCGTTTTGATTGGAGATGCAGCTCATGCTATGTTGCCATATTTGGCTCAAGGGGCTGCTCAAGCTATTGAAGACGGCGCTACCTTGGCAGACGAAATCAACATGTGCAAGTCCAGCAGCGACATCCCAGCTGCTCTTAAAAACTaccaaaagagaagaaagagaagagttGAGGCTGTTCAAGCAGGTGCTCACAAAAATGGTCACGTCTGGCACTTACCAGATGGtgaagagcaagaagaaagagatactaaaatgatgaagagagATGATAATAACCCAGATCAATGGTCTGATATTGAATACCAACGCTGGCTCTTTGGATGGAACGCTTTTATTGATTAG